One window from the genome of Lepisosteus oculatus isolate fLepOcu1 chromosome 25, fLepOcu1.hap2, whole genome shotgun sequence encodes:
- the cdc42 gene encoding cell division control protein 42 homolog isoform X2 gives MQTIKCVVVGDGAVGKTCLLISYTTNKFPSEYVPTVFDNYAVTVMIGGEPYTLGLFDTAGQEDYDRLRPLSYPQTDVFLVCFSVVSPSSFENVKEKWVPEITHHCPKTPFLLVGTQIDLRDDPSTIEKLAKNKQKPITPETAEKLARDLKAVKYVECSALTQRGLKNVFDEAILAALEPPETQRKRKCCIF, from the exons ATGCAGACAATTAAGTGCGTTGTGGTGGGGGATGGTGCCGTGGGTAAAACTTGTCTCTTAATCTCGTATACAACCAACAAATTCCCCTCTGAATATGTACCAACG GTCTTTGATAATTATGCAGTTACGGTTATGATTGGTGGGGAGCCATACACCCTAGGATTATTTGATactgcag GTCAGGAAGATTACGATAGGTTACGACCACTGAGCTACCCTCAGACCGATGTCTTTTTAGTCTGTTTCTCTGTTGTTTCACCTTCTTCATTTGAAAACGTTAAAGAAAAG TGGGTACCTGAAATCACTCACCACTGTCCAAAGACTCCATTCCTACTGGTGGGGACACAGATCGACTTGCGAGATGACCCCTCAACAATCGAGAAGCTTGCCAAGAACAAACAGAAGCCCATTACTCCCGAGACGGCCGAGAAGCTGGCCCGCGACCTGAAGGCTGTCAAATACGTGGAGTGCTCCGCTCTCACGCAG AGAGGTCTGAAGAATGTATTTGACGAAGCTATCCTAGCTGCCCTCGAACCACCTGAAACTCAGCGAAAACGGAAGTGCTGTATATTCTAA
- the cdc42 gene encoding cell division control protein 42 homolog isoform X1 codes for MQTIKCVVVGDGAVGKTCLLISYTTNKFPSEYVPTVFDNYAVTVMIGGEPYTLGLFDTAGQEDYDRLRPLSYPQTDVFLVCFSVVSPSSFENVKEKWVPEITHHCPKTPFLLVGTQIDLRDDPSTIEKLAKNKQKPITPETAEKLARDLKAVKYVECSALTQKGLKNVFDEAILAALEPPEPKKKRKCKLL; via the exons ATGCAGACAATTAAGTGCGTTGTGGTGGGGGATGGTGCCGTGGGTAAAACTTGTCTCTTAATCTCGTATACAACCAACAAATTCCCCTCTGAATATGTACCAACG GTCTTTGATAATTATGCAGTTACGGTTATGATTGGTGGGGAGCCATACACCCTAGGATTATTTGATactgcag GTCAGGAAGATTACGATAGGTTACGACCACTGAGCTACCCTCAGACCGATGTCTTTTTAGTCTGTTTCTCTGTTGTTTCACCTTCTTCATTTGAAAACGTTAAAGAAAAG TGGGTACCTGAAATCACTCACCACTGTCCAAAGACTCCATTCCTACTGGTGGGGACACAGATCGACTTGCGAGATGACCCCTCAACAATCGAGAAGCTTGCCAAGAACAAACAGAAGCCCATTACTCCCGAGACGGCCGAGAAGCTGGCCCGCGACCTGAAGGCTGTCAAATACGTGGAGTGCTCCGCTCTCACGCAG AAAGGACTAAAGAATGTATTTGACGAAGCAATTTTGGCTGCCCTGGAGCCACCAGAGCCCAAGAAGAAACGCAAGTGTAAGCTGCTATGA